A DNA window from Daucus carota subsp. sativus chromosome 3, DH1 v3.0, whole genome shotgun sequence contains the following coding sequences:
- the LOC108211947 gene encoding phosphatidylinositol transfer protein PDR16 isoform X2, translated as MIPDMLRKRQEDIAYEAETGKVYRADYFDRLGRSVVVMRPGYQNSTSNEGQIKYLVYSLEKAIMNMGSGQDQMVWLVDFQGYALSKLSLKVTKDTARILQNCYPERLGLAILYNPPKVFETFYAMVKPFLEQKTYKKVKFAYSNDPQSRKVMESIFDMDKLESAFGGKNTAGFDYKTYAQKMKEEDKKMSDLNSGCPHPSDMPVLLHGHSLPSIDGEFEAPEDDPQMLSHLDVINEINGAESESTKDVANVEIVAAENGHRKDAVAEGKNKKDTSIQGRT; from the exons ATGATTCCAGACATGTTGAGGAAGAGGCAG GAAGACATTGCTTATGAAGCTGAGACAGGAAAAGTTTACAGAGCTGACTACTTTGACAGGCTTGGGAGGTCCGTGGTTGTCATGAGACCAGGTTACCAG AATTCCACGTCAAATGAAGGGCAAATCAAGTACTTGGTTTATAGTTTGGAAAAAGCCATAATGAACATGGGATCAGGTCAGGATCAGATGGTTTGGCTTGTTGATTTTCAAGGCTATGCCTTGTCCAAATTATCATTGAAGGTTACGAAGGACACAGCTCGTATACTACAGAACTGTTACCCAGAGAGACTGGGTCTGGCAATACTCTACAATCCACCGAAAGTCTTTGAGACATTCTATGCA ATGGTGAAACCATTTCTTGAGCAGAAGACgtataaaaaagtaaaatttgcCTACTCAAATGATCCACAGAGCAGGAAGGTAATGGAATCTATATTTGATATGGATAAGCTAGAATCCGCTTTTGGTGGGAAGAACACGGCTGGGTTTGACTATAAAACCTATGCACAAAAAATGAAGGAGGAAGATAAGAAAATGTCTGACTTGAACTCTGGATGTCCGCATCCATCTGACATGCCTGTATTACTGCATGGACATTCTTTGCCTTCGATTGACGGTGAATTCGAGGCCCCTGAGGACGATCCTCAAATGTTGTCACACTTGGACGTAATTAATGAAATAAACGGAGCTGAATCTGAAAGCACCAAGGATGTGGCAAATGTTGAAATAGTTGCTGCGGAAAATGGGCATAGAAAAGATGCTGTGGCTGAggggaaaaataaaaaagatactTCCATACAGGGACGTACCTAA
- the LOC108211569 gene encoding large ribosomal subunit protein cL37: protein MALVLFTAINPHISSLSSSSSSSILPFSSLPSSRLSLKFTSSRSKLSEGGDICTPFVARQRDSFVVKASAEIDGTGSDAPETPSESKEETVPVENLPLESKLQLKLEAKIRMKLAKKIRLRRKRLVRKRHLRKKGRWPPSKMKKNKNV, encoded by the exons ATGGCTCTTGTACTCTTCACTGCGATTAACCCACACATAAGCTCTCTCTCAtcctcatcatcttcttcaatcTTGCCTTTCTCTTCACTTCCAT CTTCTAGGCTGAGCTTGAAGTTCACTAGTTCAAGGTCAAAACTCTCAGAAGGGGGTGACATTTGTACACCTTTTGTGGCTAGACAAAGGGATTCTTTTGTAGTCAAGGCATCTGCAGAAATTGATGGTACGGGTTCAGATGCTCCTGAGACTCCCTCTGAGAGTAAAGAAGAAACTGTGCCAGTTGAGAACCTTCCTTTGGAGTCTAAACTTCAATTAAAGCTCGAGGCAAAGATAAGAATGAAATTGGCAAAGAAGATTAGGCTTCGAAGGAAGAGGCTTGTCAGGAAGCGTCACTTGAGGAAGAAGGGCAGGTGGCCACCTTCAAAGATGAAGAAAAACAAGAATGTATGA
- the LOC108211908 gene encoding probable ADP-ribosylation factor GTPase-activating protein AGD14 — translation MLTRKAEERNEKIIRGLMKLPPNRRCINCNTVGPQFVCTDFWTFVCMNCSGIHREFTHRVKSVSMSRFTSQEVEALQRGGNQRAREIFLNDWDPQRHRFPNGSNADKVREFIKNVYVHGKYAAGKTSEKPPRILQDLQSPEDISRRASSYHFYSQSPPYDYQYEERGYGKQAFALVRKAGSDRGLKTSGSFSPSRIAGAANEENFVDEYSNSRSTNYSTSTASSPYRSSNQSPSTQSSIKFSSSSDETFRERVNAWNQKANTFSDTDSSLDRGRASSLQRTTSNSSFASFSSSFMPFSSANSENDSGTRKVSGTRSKLNTFLSLPSSTVSRNRDSPDLFDTVFASQTVTHSTTDSDLFHSHETSSNLPLDLFQPSSMSLISTASCLELSPASQALSSDEKASMATLNQKSSDLVNQQNGRWATFDGPQNMEPCQGSQSFTVTSSTSDSDMFKSPEIAPNIPLDLFQPSSMSLILTSSCLKLSSASQPTSSDQKASMPTLNEESSDPVNQQNGRWETFAGPQNAEAGQGSHCFTGAEITYNEGGSVSNTNQHLFQNTNQQWNAFYDYSAQVTYSSMPIHWHGSQHNSVSLPSGNNQAGALLSTTNRKSTNPFDIAYESDAELSNMFPGMSSMQGALPNSQMPIAYSQWRIQDLVNGVSHI, via the exons ATGCTGACCAGAAAAGCAGAAGAGCGAAATGAGAAGATCATACGTGGCCTCATGAAGCTGCCACCTAATCGACGATGTATCAACTGTAACACTGTG GGACCGCAGTTTGTTTGCACAGATTTCTGGACATTTGTTTGCATGAATTGCAGCGGCATACA TCGCGAGTTTACACACCGTGTGAAGTCCGTGTCTATGTCAAGGTTTACTTCCCAGGAAGTTGAAGCTCTGCAAAGAGGAGGCAATCAG CGTGCAAGGGAGATATTTTTGAATGATTGGGATCCACAAAGGCATAGATTTCCTAATGGCAG CAATGCAGATAAAGTTCGGGAATTCATAAAGAATGTCTATGTCCACGGGAAATATGCTGCAGGAAAGACATCTGAGAAACCTCCGAGAATTTTGCAG GACCTTCAAAGTCCCGAGGATATTTCTAGAAGAGCCAGCTCATATCATTTCTACTCCCAAAGCCCACCATATGATTACCAATATGAAGAAAGGGGATATGGAAAACAAGCATTTGCTCTCGTCAGAAAAGCTGGTTCTGACCGAGGCCTTAAAACCTCTGGTTCCTTTAGTCCCAGTCGTATTGCGGGTGCTGCTAATGAGGAAAACTTTGTTGATGAGTATTCTAATTCAAGATCTACAAACTATTCTACTTCTACTGCAAGTAGCCCTTATAGGTCAAGTAACCAATCACCTTCCACTCAGAGCAGCATCAAGTTCAGTAGCTCTTCCGATGAAACTTTTAGAGAACGTGTAAATGCCTGGAATCAGAAAGCGAATACTTTTTCAGACACAGACTCCAGTCTAGATAGGGGCAGAGCTTCATCTTTGCAG AGGACAACATCAAACAGCAGTTTTGCATCATTTAGCAGCAGCTTCATGCCCTTCAGTTCAGCAAATTCTGAGAACGACTCAGGAACAAGAAAAGTTTCTGGAACCCGTTCTAAATTAAATACATTTCTTTCTTTACCAAGTTCTACGGTATCTAGGAATCGTGATAGCCCTGACCTCTTTGATACTGTGTTTGCTTCCCAAACTGTTACCCATTCCACTACAGACTCTGATTTGTTTCACTCCCATGAaacttcatcaaatttaccCTTAGATTTGTTTCAGCCATCTTCCATGTCTTTGATTTCAACTGCTAGCTGTCTGGAACTGTCTCCAGCATCTCAAGCATTATCTTCAGATGAGAAGGCATCAATGGCAACTTTGAATCAGAAGTCATCGGATCTAGTTAACCAACAAAACGGGAGATGGGCAACATTTGATGGACCTCAGAATATGGAGCCTTGTCAAGGCAGTCAGAGTTTTACCGTTACCTCTTCCACTTCAGACTCTGACATGTTTAAGTCTCCTGAAATTGCACCAAATATACCTTTAGATTTGTTTCAACCATCTTCCATGTCTTTGATTTTAACTTCAAGCTGTCTGAAACTGTCTTCAGCATCTCAACCAACATCTTCAGATCAGAAGGCGTCAATGCCAACTTTGAATGAGGAGTCATCGGATCCAGTTAACCAACAAAATGGTAGATGGGAAACATTTGCTGGACCTCAGAATGCGGAGGCTGGTCAAGGCAGTCACTGTTTTACTGGAGCAGAAATAACTTATAATGAGGGAGGTTCCGTAAGTAATACCAACCAGCACTTGTTCCAAAATACAAATCAGCAGTGGAATGCCTTTTATGATTACAGTGCTCAGGTGACTTATTCCTCAATGCCTATACACTGGCATGGAAGTCAGCACAACAGTGTCAGCCTTCCTTCTGGGAACAATCAG GCCGGAGCACTGCTAAGTACAACTAACAGAAAATCTACAAACCCATTTGATATTGCTTATGAATCTGATGCTGAGCTTAGCAACATG TTTCCAGGAATGAGTTCAATGCAAGGTGCGTTACCGAATAGCCAGATGCCAATTGCCTATAGTCAGTGGCGGATACAGGATTTAGTGAATGGTGTGTCACACATTTAA
- the LOC108211350 gene encoding transcription factor MYB60 has protein sequence MGRPPCCDKVDIKKGPWTPEEDIVLVTYIQEHGPGNWRSVPTNTGLLRCSKSCRLRWTNYLRPGIKRGNFTPHEEGMIVHLQSLLGNKWAAIASYLPQRTDNDIKNYWNTHLKKKIRKLQTASSDDHDPHMLALSDHSAQYQRRKLSDMATSPLASTDLTFHNNSSNANTYASSTENISRLLQGWMRSSTKTTVEPSTVDASSSGGSHGNIVRDSLATIPLRGYRPKGEKPEGEDIISDEVFDSILSFDNLNTKISNWDQKNSSSDKGSDDEDDHDDAKDNRKARPADDHKSSPPPLSFLENWLLDEASAGQVGEMMELPFIC, from the exons ATGGGAAGGCCTCCTTGCTGTGACAAAGTTGATATCAAGAAAGGTCCTTGGACCCCGGAAGAGGACATCGTTTTAGTCACGTATATCCAAGAACATGGTCCTGGAAATTGGAGATCTGTGCCGACAAACACTG GGTTGCTGAGGTGCAGCAAAAGTTGCAGACTGCGGTGGACAAATTACTTGAGACCGGGAATCAAGAGAGGCAACTTCACTCCACATGAAGAAGGAATGATCGTTCATCTCCAATCTCTACTTGGTAACAA ATGGGCAGCCATAGCTTCATACCTTCCGCAAAGAACAGATAacgatataaaaaattattggaaCACTCATTTGAAGAAGAAGATTAGGAAGCTCCAGACAGCTTCTTCAGATGATCATGATCCCCACATGCTAGCTCTATCGGATCATTCAGCTCAATATCAGAGAAGGAAATTATCTGATATGGCGACAAGTCCACTTGCCTCGACAGATCTCACTTTCCATAACAACTCTTCCAATGCAAATACCTATGCATCAAGCACTGAGAACATCTCAAGACTCCTTCAGGGTTGGATGAGATCTTCCACGAAAACAACAGTCGAGCCTAGTACTGTTGATGCTTCTTCCAGCGGTGGCTCACATGGAAACATTGTCAGAGACTCTTTAGCAACAATTCCTCTACGTGGCTATCGCCCCAAGGGTGAGAAACCAGAAGGCGAAGATATAATATCTGATGAAGTGTTTGATTCCATCTTATCATTTGATAACTTGAACACAAAAATCAGCAATTGGGATCAGAAGAACTCCTCTTCTGATAAAGGGTCAGATGACGAGGATGATCACGACGATGCCAAGGATAACAGAAAGGCCAGGCCAGCCGATGATCATAAGAGCAGTCCCCCTCCACTGTCGTTTCTTGAGAATTGGCTATTGGATGAAGCCTCCGCTGGTCAAGTCGGAGAAATGATGGAACTTCCCTTCATTTGCTGA
- the LOC108211947 gene encoding uncharacterized protein LOC108211947 isoform X1 codes for MSRRFQRNGSEKILPQDEQQSLIKEIKKQIGPAADKLPALFSDESILRFLRARNWNTKKATKMMKDAYKWQLEFKPEKIRWEDIAYEAETGKVYRADYFDRLGRSVVVMRPGYQNSTSNEGQIKYLVYSLEKAIMNMGSGQDQMVWLVDFQGYALSKLSLKVTKDTARILQNCYPERLGLAILYNPPKVFETFYAMVKPFLEQKTYKKVKFAYSNDPQSRKVMESIFDMDKLESAFGGKNTAGFDYKTYAQKMKEEDKKMSDLNSGCPHPSDMPVLLHGHSLPSIDGEFEAPEDDPQMLSHLDVINEINGAESESTKDVANVEIVAAENGHRKDAVAEGKNKKDTSIQGRT; via the exons ATGTCCAGAAGGTTTCAAAGAAATGGGTCAGAGAAGATACTCCCACAGGATGAGCAGCAATCACTG ATCAAAGAGATCAAAAAGCAGATAGGTCCTGCTGCCGATAAGCTTCCAGCTTTATTTTCAGACGAATCAATACTGAGGTTTCTCAGAGCAAGAAATTGGAACACCAAAAAAGCAACAAAAATGATGAAGGATGCCTATAAGTGGCAGTTGGAATTCAAGCCCGAGAAGATTCGATGG GAAGACATTGCTTATGAAGCTGAGACAGGAAAAGTTTACAGAGCTGACTACTTTGACAGGCTTGGGAGGTCCGTGGTTGTCATGAGACCAGGTTACCAG AATTCCACGTCAAATGAAGGGCAAATCAAGTACTTGGTTTATAGTTTGGAAAAAGCCATAATGAACATGGGATCAGGTCAGGATCAGATGGTTTGGCTTGTTGATTTTCAAGGCTATGCCTTGTCCAAATTATCATTGAAGGTTACGAAGGACACAGCTCGTATACTACAGAACTGTTACCCAGAGAGACTGGGTCTGGCAATACTCTACAATCCACCGAAAGTCTTTGAGACATTCTATGCA ATGGTGAAACCATTTCTTGAGCAGAAGACgtataaaaaagtaaaatttgcCTACTCAAATGATCCACAGAGCAGGAAGGTAATGGAATCTATATTTGATATGGATAAGCTAGAATCCGCTTTTGGTGGGAAGAACACGGCTGGGTTTGACTATAAAACCTATGCACAAAAAATGAAGGAGGAAGATAAGAAAATGTCTGACTTGAACTCTGGATGTCCGCATCCATCTGACATGCCTGTATTACTGCATGGACATTCTTTGCCTTCGATTGACGGTGAATTCGAGGCCCCTGAGGACGATCCTCAAATGTTGTCACACTTGGACGTAATTAATGAAATAAACGGAGCTGAATCTGAAAGCACCAAGGATGTGGCAAATGTTGAAATAGTTGCTGCGGAAAATGGGCATAGAAAAGATGCTGTGGCTGAggggaaaaataaaaaagatactTCCATACAGGGACGTACCTAA